ATAGAGATGTCACAAAAAAGAAAACAAAACCAATTTTAGAACGTAAATTTTCTATATCATAGTAACTTAAGAAACTAATCGAGTTAATTCATGTTCTAATTTTTCTAAAATCAAAAGCTCAGCCTTATTTTTTCCTTTAAAAGCTTCAGCAATACGATACGAAGTTTCTATAATTAATTGCTTAATTTCTCGAGTAAAGAAATAAGAATAGTTGTTGTAGTATTCTAAAAAATCGGTAAAACAATCTTCAGTAGTTGCATTTTTACTGTACAACCAATCAAATACAACTTCTATTTGATAAGCCGTATCTGTACCAAACATATCAAAAGTTTCATCAATCATTAGCCATTTGTCTTTTACAACTTGTTTTAATGCTTTTATTTCATGCATATTAATACTGTTGTCAGACTTCGCAACTGCATAAAAAACTTTGGCAATATTCTGATAAAACTTGATGTTTAGCTTTTTTGTTTTCATTTTAAATACGATTCAGAACAAAAATAAAATGAACAAATGAGGCTAGAAATGATAAATATCAGCTATAGTCTTTTTAATAAAATATATCTTTATATCAAATTTCTAATTGAATGTTCGACAAGGAAGAAAGAATAATTTTTGATACTCTTTTTGAAGCTGTTTCAGAAGGTATTATTGTGGTAGATAAGAATCAAGAAATCATGGTTGTAAACTCATCAGCAGAAGCAATGTTTGGTTACAACAAAGGGGAATTGTTAAATCAACAATTAAAAACATTAATTCCTCAAAAATATAAAGGAACTCACGATTCGCATTTTAATTCATTTTTAAAAGTACAGCAGAAAAGACAAATGGGACATGGAAGAGATTTGTATGCTGCACATAAAAACGGAAGTGTATTTCCTATAGAAGTAGGTTTAAATCCGTTTGAAATGCAAGGAGAAATGTATACAATGGCGTTAGTTGTAGATATTTCTTTGAGAAAACATCAAGAATTAGAAATACTAGAATTAAATACCAAACTAGAAAATAAAGTAAGAGAAAGAACCAAAAGTTTAAGTGAAACTGTAGATGAATTAGAAAAAATGAATCAGCAGTTAGATGAAGAAAATAAGAAAAGAATTGTTGCAGAGAAAAAAGCGAAAGTAGCATTAAAGAAAGAGCGAGAATTAAATGAATTAAAAACAAAGTTTTTATCATTAGTATCGCATGAATTTAAAACGCCGTTAAGCGGAATTTTAACGTCTACAATGTTGTTGTCGAAATACAAATTAACCGAACAACAAGAAAAAAGAGAAAAACATTTATCGATAATAAAGAACAAGGTTCATTATTTAAATAATATCCTAAACGATTTTTTATCTGTTGAAAAACTTGAAAAAGGAGAGATTAAATACAATTTGACTTCTTTTCAGATTAAAAGAACGATAAAAGAAGCGATTAGCGGAGCAAGTTTATTATTAAAAAAAGGTCAGGAAATTGTGTGTAATTCAGATATGGAAGACATTACAATTCACCAAGATGAAAAGATTATGGAACTTACTTTTCTTAATCTTTTAAGTAATGCT
This genomic stretch from Tenacibaculum jejuense harbors:
- a CDS encoding PAS domain-containing sensor histidine kinase, which produces MFDKEERIIFDTLFEAVSEGIIVVDKNQEIMVVNSSAEAMFGYNKGELLNQQLKTLIPQKYKGTHDSHFNSFLKVQQKRQMGHGRDLYAAHKNGSVFPIEVGLNPFEMQGEMYTMALVVDISLRKHQELEILELNTKLENKVRERTKSLSETVDELEKMNQQLDEENKKRIVAEKKAKVALKKERELNELKTKFLSLVSHEFKTPLSGILTSTMLLSKYKLTEQQEKREKHLSIIKNKVHYLNNILNDFLSVEKLEKGEIKYNLTSFQIKRTIKEAISGASLLLKKGQEIVCNSDMEDITIHQDEKIMELTFLNLLSNAVKYSPENTIITISVRQNHSETTVQVEDQGFGIPEKDQKNIFQRYFRAENVLLNEGTGIGLNIVKSHLENLGGTITFTSKENVGSTFIVTIPNKAEL